A DNA window from Methanobacteriaceae archaeon contains the following coding sequences:
- a CDS encoding PAS domain S-box protein gives MGEIRILLVEDDSIEALDIKRTLESHGFTVPYVASSGEDAVSKAHELLPDLILMDILLKGEINGIEAAKEIKELNIPIIYLTAHSEESTVEKAMLTEPYGYLIKPYVATELKYAIELAVYKNKMEKELKASESRYNSLFEKMLNGFAYHQIVVDDKGEPVDYIFLKVNEAFEKFTGLKRDDIIGRSVTEVIPDIKTTNPQLIMDYGYVALSGESKVFEIYFAPFDKYFSITAYSDQKGYFATIFEDITLKRQSEKALEESEKRYRGIIENMLDAYIRADKEGKITMASPSAARMYRYDSPQQMMGISAISLYKSQKDRETLLEELGKHGIVQNMEGEALRNDGTSFWVSMNAQYNYDENGEILGTEAFVRDISRTKKAEEALKKSESYYRAIFEHTGTATVIIEDDTIISLANKEFEKLSGYTRGEIEGKKCWTEFVHEDDLERMKEYHRLRRIDPKAAPEIYDFRFINREGKTRYVHLEVDIIPGTKKSVASLLDITARKNAEERIDRLYRLYATLSQVNQAVVRVKDTQELFNKICEVCVKYGKFKMAWIGLIDLETGNINPVAHSGDEKGYLDNTIINLHEKPPVDWPTVQAINTGELVIINDIKKAPNQKWRDNALKRGYNSLASLPIKLRGEVMGILNIYSERMNFFHDEEITLVEEMGLDISMAVDSIKTEKERREMEKALRLREEELKFTNEWLSFAQKAAKSGFWDWDMSTGKLTWSREFYELFGLPSTAEPSFDTWLESLHPDDREEAMDNINHAIEDHQFLENEYRVILPDGNVIWIRALGSTYYDAEDKPVRMSGICLDVTQQKKTENEILSQFYILRGIIESSGNPILSVDTNYCYTSFNRSHQAVMKALYGADIELGKNLLEYQTVEEDRNKAQRNFDRALNGESFIDEYYLGEEELSRLYFEISYNPIKDKEGKVIGVALYAQDVTLRKKAEEELRRSLKEKENLLREVHHRVKNNLQIVSSLLNLQSQQVKDEKDRELFRVSQDRLKSMAHVHGKLYESRDLSSINFREYVAHLTRELMKSYPATNAELDVEVEEVTLNIETSVPCGLIINELVSNSLRYAFPQGRTGKIKVSLKKIEETNGAEYELIISDNGVGLPEEMDFKHSESLGMQLVINLVNQLEGEIDLDRSKGTKFKIVFKELEYDKRI, from the coding sequence ATGGGTGAGATTAGAATCCTTCTGGTTGAAGATGATTCAATAGAGGCCCTGGATATTAAAAGGACCCTGGAATCTCATGGATTTACGGTTCCTTATGTGGCCAGCAGTGGTGAAGATGCTGTTAGCAAAGCTCATGAATTACTGCCTGATCTGATTTTGATGGACATCCTTTTAAAGGGTGAAATTAATGGTATTGAAGCTGCAAAGGAAATAAAAGAACTGAACATACCCATTATTTATTTAACTGCTCATTCTGAAGAATCCACAGTAGAAAAGGCTATGTTAACAGAACCTTACGGATACCTAATAAAACCTTATGTTGCTACTGAACTAAAATATGCCATAGAACTGGCCGTATATAAAAATAAAATGGAAAAGGAACTTAAAGCCAGTGAATCCAGATACAACTCTCTTTTTGAAAAAATGCTCAATGGTTTTGCTTACCACCAGATAGTTGTGGATGATAAAGGAGAACCCGTAGATTACATTTTCCTGAAAGTTAATGAGGCATTTGAAAAATTCACAGGTCTTAAACGAGACGACATTATTGGAAGATCAGTCACTGAGGTTATACCCGATATTAAGACCACTAATCCTCAATTAATTATGGATTATGGTTATGTGGCTCTAAGCGGGGAAAGTAAAGTCTTTGAAATTTACTTTGCACCTTTTGATAAATATTTCTCCATAACTGCTTACAGTGACCAGAAGGGTTATTTTGCTACCATTTTTGAGGACATAACCCTGAAAAGGCAGTCAGAGAAAGCCTTAGAAGAAAGTGAGAAAAGATACAGGGGTATAATCGAGAACATGTTGGATGCCTACATCCGGGCTGATAAAGAGGGGAAAATAACCATGGCCAGCCCTTCAGCAGCGCGTATGTACCGTTATGACTCTCCTCAGCAGATGATGGGAATTTCAGCTATTTCACTCTATAAATCCCAGAAGGATCGGGAAACTCTTCTTGAAGAGTTAGGTAAGCATGGTATTGTTCAGAACATGGAAGGTGAAGCCTTGAGAAATGATGGCACATCTTTCTGGGTTTCAATGAATGCCCAGTATAATTACGATGAAAACGGTGAAATACTGGGCACAGAGGCTTTCGTACGTGATATATCCAGGACTAAAAAAGCAGAAGAAGCTTTAAAAAAGTCAGAATCTTATTACAGAGCTATATTTGAGCACACGGGCACTGCTACGGTAATAATTGAAGATGATACCATCATCTCCTTGGCTAATAAAGAATTTGAAAAATTGAGTGGTTATACTCGTGGGGAAATTGAGGGGAAAAAATGCTGGACTGAATTTGTCCATGAAGATGATCTGGAAAGGATGAAGGAGTATCATCGCCTACGAAGAATAGATCCCAAGGCAGCTCCTGAGATATATGATTTCAGATTCATCAACAGGGAAGGCAAGACAAGATATGTTCACCTAGAAGTGGATATTATTCCCGGAACCAAAAAAAGCGTAGCATCACTACTGGATATCACCGCCAGGAAAAATGCAGAGGAGAGAATAGACAGGCTTTACAGGTTATATGCAACTTTAAGTCAGGTAAATCAGGCAGTGGTGAGGGTTAAAGACACACAAGAATTGTTCAATAAAATATGTGAGGTATGTGTGAAGTATGGTAAATTTAAGATGGCGTGGATCGGTCTAATTGACCTAGAAACTGGAAATATAAATCCCGTGGCGCATTCAGGTGATGAAAAGGGATATTTGGACAATACTATAATTAATCTTCATGAAAAACCACCTGTAGATTGGCCAACAGTCCAAGCCATAAATACTGGTGAGCTGGTCATAATTAATGATATAAAAAAAGCGCCCAACCAGAAATGGCGAGATAATGCTTTGAAAAGAGGTTATAATTCCTTAGCATCCCTTCCAATCAAGTTAAGGGGAGAAGTGATGGGAATTTTAAACATCTACTCAGAAAGGATGAATTTCTTCCATGATGAAGAAATAACATTGGTGGAAGAGATGGGGCTGGACATATCCATGGCCGTGGATTCCATCAAAACAGAAAAAGAACGCAGGGAGATGGAAAAAGCTCTCAGATTAAGGGAAGAAGAACTTAAATTTACCAATGAATGGCTGTCATTTGCTCAAAAGGCTGCTAAAAGTGGATTCTGGGATTGGGATATGTCCACGGGTAAACTCACCTGGTCAAGAGAGTTCTATGAATTATTTGGACTACCATCAACCGCTGAACCATCATTTGACACATGGCTGGAATCACTTCATCCTGATGACCGTGAAGAGGCTATGGATAACATTAACCATGCCATTGAAGATCACCAGTTCCTGGAAAATGAGTATCGGGTTATCCTTCCTGATGGTAATGTGATCTGGATAAGAGCACTGGGTAGCACCTATTATGATGCAGAAGATAAGCCTGTGCGAATGAGTGGAATCTGTCTAGATGTAACCCAACAGAAAAAAACAGAAAATGAAATCTTAAGCCAATTTTACATTCTCAGGGGGATAATTGAAAGCAGTGGAAATCCCATATTATCTGTAGATACTAACTATTGTTATACCAGCTTCAACCGAAGCCATCAGGCAGTTATGAAAGCCCTATATGGTGCTGATATTGAGCTGGGAAAAAACCTGCTTGAGTATCAGACTGTGGAAGAAGATCGAAATAAGGCCCAGAGAAATTTTGACCGGGCCTTGAATGGTGAAAGTTTCATTGATGAATATTACTTGGGTGAAGAAGAGCTGTCAAGGTTATACTTTGAAATTTCATATAATCCCATAAAAGATAAAGAAGGTAAAGTTATAGGGGTGGCATTGTATGCTCAGGATGTCACATTGCGCAAGAAAGCAGAAGAAGAACTTAGAAGATCCCTTAAGGAAAAGGAAAACCTTTTGAGGGAAGTTCACCACCGGGTGAAAAATAACCTGCAGATAGTATCCAGCCTATTAAACCTTCAATCCCAACAGGTTAAAGATGAGAAGGACAGGGAACTTTTCCGTGTAAGCCAGGATCGCTTGAAATCCATGGCCCATGTTCACGGGAAACTATATGAGTCACGGGATCTCTCCAGTATTAACTTCAGGGAATACGTAGCTCACTTAACCAGGGAATTAATGAAATCTTACCCTGCAACCAATGCCGAATTAGATGTGGAAGTGGAAGAGGTTACCTTAAATATTGAAACTTCCGTTCCTTGTGGCCTTATTATCAACGAACTGGTATCCAACAGTTTAAGATATGCCTTCCCCCAAGGTAGAACTGGTAAGATTAAGGTATCACTTAAAAAAATAGAAGAAACTAATGGTGCAGAATATGAGTTAATAATCAGTGACAATGGAGTGGGCCTACCTGAAGAAATGGACTTTAAACACTCAGAATCACTGGGCATGCAACTGGTAATAAATTTAGTGAATCAACTGGAAGGTGAAATTGATTTAGACCGCAGTAAAGGAACTAAATTTAAAATTGTTTTCAAGGAATTAGAATATGATAAAAGAATTTAA
- a CDS encoding phenylalanine--tRNA ligase subunit alpha, with protein MLEKIINEMHLYEKKVLKAIGEAGGETFPEDVAQSEDLDIKQVMSAAGALESKGIIKVEKDVDELLSLGPSGAEYAQEGLPERKILEALHKDHTIHMKDLAVKSGIDPSEVKIAIGWLLKKGWAQLDKGNVTITGQGEKALAKPGIDEILLETIMNSGKMLTLGGLSSSLREGFQQLKKRKGLININKSSNYTLKITDKGQEILEHGFEIREEATQLTHEQLKTGAWKNLHYRGYDINAEHPLSFSGKMHPLQRTIQEIRRIFLNLGFTESRGTILESAFWNFDCLFQPQDHAAREMQDTFYVKSPESTHLPPDDLVQRVGKAHEDGGETGSEGWGYQWDKEIARQSVLRTHTTCVSARFLAHNQPPLKMFSVGRVFRRETITYKHLPEFHQVEGIIAAEDINFKNLLGILKEFYHQLGFEVRFRPAYFPYTYLSTECEIYLPEKESWIELGGSGMFRPEVLEPLGVETPVAAFGLGIERLAMIRLGIKDIRMLYQSDLGWLRNLPVTQVYSEK; from the coding sequence ATGTTAGAGAAGATCATCAATGAAATGCACCTCTATGAGAAGAAGGTGTTAAAGGCCATTGGCGAGGCAGGTGGAGAAACATTTCCTGAAGATGTGGCCCAATCAGAAGATTTAGACATAAAGCAGGTGATGAGTGCTGCAGGGGCACTGGAATCTAAAGGAATCATAAAAGTAGAAAAAGATGTGGATGAATTGTTAAGCCTGGGCCCCTCAGGCGCCGAATATGCTCAGGAAGGATTACCTGAGAGAAAAATACTGGAAGCCCTCCATAAGGATCATACTATCCATATGAAGGATCTGGCAGTTAAATCTGGGATAGATCCTTCAGAAGTTAAAATTGCCATAGGCTGGCTCCTTAAAAAAGGTTGGGCTCAATTAGACAAAGGCAATGTGACTATTACTGGGCAAGGTGAGAAGGCATTAGCAAAACCCGGAATCGATGAAATTCTCCTGGAAACCATTATGAACTCCGGGAAAATGTTAACCCTAGGAGGTTTATCATCATCCCTCAGGGAAGGATTCCAGCAGCTGAAAAAAAGGAAAGGACTAATTAACATAAATAAAAGTTCAAATTACACCCTTAAAATAACAGATAAAGGTCAAGAGATTCTTGAACATGGTTTTGAGATTAGGGAAGAAGCCACCCAGTTAACTCACGAACAATTAAAAACTGGTGCTTGGAAAAACCTTCACTACAGAGGTTATGATATAAATGCAGAACACCCTCTCTCTTTCTCCGGGAAAATGCATCCTCTTCAGCGTACTATTCAAGAAATACGTAGGATTTTCCTGAATTTGGGTTTCACTGAATCTCGGGGAACAATCCTGGAATCTGCCTTCTGGAACTTTGACTGCCTTTTTCAACCTCAAGATCATGCTGCACGTGAAATGCAGGATACATTCTATGTTAAATCACCTGAAAGCACCCATTTACCCCCTGATGATCTGGTGCAAAGGGTGGGAAAGGCCCATGAAGACGGAGGAGAAACTGGAAGCGAAGGTTGGGGATACCAGTGGGATAAAGAGATAGCCCGCCAGTCCGTACTTAGAACTCACACCACATGCGTATCTGCACGTTTCCTGGCTCATAACCAACCACCCCTTAAAATGTTCTCAGTGGGCCGGGTATTTCGCAGGGAAACCATAACCTACAAGCACCTACCAGAATTCCATCAGGTGGAGGGAATCATAGCTGCAGAGGATATAAACTTCAAGAACCTCCTGGGAATATTGAAGGAATTTTACCATCAGTTAGGTTTTGAGGTGCGTTTCCGCCCAGCATATTTCCCCTACACATATCTATCAACTGAATGTGAGATTTACCTGCCAGAAAAGGAAAGCTGGATTGAACTGGGAGGATCTGGAATGTTCCGCCCCGAAGTTTTAGAACCCTTGGGTGTGGAAACACCCGTTGCTGCATTTGGACTGGGAATTGAACGCCTGGCCATGATACGCCTGGGAATTAAGGATATCCGTATGTTATACCAGAGTGACCTGGGATGGCTGCGAAATTTACCAGTTACTCAAGTATACAGTGAAAAGTAA
- the hemB gene encoding porphobilinogen synthase — translation MQFPTRRMRRLRKTPQIRKILRETTLNPEDFIYPLFIKEELEEGAGEPIDTMPGQYRYSLEDAVDEALRLEKLGLQSVLLFGMPEEKDEMGSSAYADDGIVQQTVRRLKKETGLVVITDVCLCQYTTHGHCGIVEEGEILNDESLHLLAKTALSHAEAGADIVAPSDMMDGRVGVIRNMLDDAGFQNTLIMSYAAKYASSFYAPFRDAVCSAPSFGDRRTHQMSPSNVEEALLETKLDLEEGADILMVKPALSYLDVIHRVKNTFRVPTAAYQVSGEYSMLRAGIEAGYLTEDCIYESLLSIKRAGADLIISHFAPEFLEGKLDEKC, via the coding sequence ATGCAGTTTCCAACCCGTCGCATGCGCAGATTAAGAAAAACTCCTCAGATAAGGAAGATTCTCCGGGAAACTACCCTGAATCCAGAAGACTTTATTTATCCCCTTTTCATCAAAGAAGAATTGGAAGAAGGTGCAGGTGAACCTATCGATACTATGCCCGGACAGTACCGTTACAGTTTGGAAGACGCTGTGGATGAGGCCCTGAGGTTGGAAAAATTGGGTCTTCAGTCTGTGCTGCTTTTTGGAATGCCGGAAGAGAAAGATGAAATGGGCAGCTCTGCTTATGCAGATGATGGGATTGTGCAGCAGACAGTGCGAAGATTGAAAAAAGAAACTGGTCTGGTGGTTATCACTGATGTTTGTCTCTGCCAGTACACCACCCATGGTCACTGTGGAATAGTTGAGGAGGGTGAGATATTAAACGATGAAAGTCTGCATCTTTTGGCAAAAACCGCTCTCAGTCATGCTGAAGCAGGTGCGGATATAGTGGCCCCTTCAGATATGATGGATGGTAGGGTGGGTGTTATCCGTAATATGCTAGATGATGCGGGTTTTCAAAATACCTTAATCATGTCCTATGCAGCTAAATATGCTTCATCATTTTATGCACCATTCCGGGATGCAGTGTGCTCAGCACCATCCTTCGGAGATCGTAGAACTCATCAGATGAGCCCCTCAAATGTAGAAGAAGCACTCCTGGAAACCAAACTGGATCTAGAAGAGGGTGCGGATATATTGATGGTAAAACCTGCCCTGAGCTACCTTGATGTCATCCACCGGGTTAAAAATACTTTCAGAGTTCCTACTGCAGCCTATCAGGTGAGTGGAGAGTATTCCATGCTTCGGGCTGGGATTGAAGCAGGGTATCTCACGGAAGATTGCATTTACGAATCTCTTTTATCTATAAAAAGAGCTGGAGCCGACCTTATCATCTCCCATTTTGCTCCGGAGTTTTTAGAAGGGAAACTGGATGAAAAGTGTTGA
- a CDS encoding triphosphoribosyl-dephospho-CoA synthase, which yields MDPVYVAKCAQIASVLEVSGHPKPGNVHRTQNFPDMVFEDFLLSGIAIGETMQRAAEKGFKYQEQPEKWNEIGLGQLILEAVIETDHWVANNTNLGIVMLLTPICVAAGMTPDVEIVENRPEMEEKYIDGFRDKIDQIMKSTTPQDAVNLYKAINIADAGGMGEQNELDVGSDSSAQRLLDEEINMFRVLEISSEWDRISYELTQKMPVTFDIGYPLFRKIQSYHGTNKATVQTFLTILSQIPDTLISRKYGDEKAREVSDRAKSILKEGGILTKHGKLLLEKFDQEMIKNGLNPGTTADFTASSIMMAYLKNLSDYKIKSNY from the coding sequence TTGGATCCTGTTTATGTGGCTAAATGTGCCCAGATTGCTTCAGTACTGGAAGTGAGCGGACACCCTAAACCAGGTAATGTTCACAGAACACAGAACTTTCCGGACATGGTATTCGAGGATTTTCTCCTTAGTGGTATAGCCATAGGAGAAACCATGCAGAGAGCAGCGGAAAAAGGTTTCAAATATCAAGAACAACCTGAGAAATGGAATGAAATTGGCTTGGGACAGTTGATCTTAGAAGCAGTTATTGAAACTGACCACTGGGTTGCGAATAACACCAACCTGGGTATTGTTATGTTACTTACTCCCATCTGTGTAGCTGCAGGCATGACTCCTGATGTGGAAATAGTTGAAAATAGACCTGAGATGGAAGAGAAATATATAGATGGTTTCAGGGATAAAATCGACCAGATCATGAAGTCAACCACCCCCCAGGATGCTGTGAATCTTTATAAGGCTATTAATATTGCTGATGCTGGGGGTATGGGTGAGCAGAATGAATTAGACGTGGGCAGTGATAGTTCTGCCCAGAGACTCCTGGATGAAGAGATTAATATGTTCAGGGTTCTTGAAATCTCCTCTGAATGGGATCGTATTTCCTATGAACTCACCCAAAAGATGCCAGTAACTTTTGATATTGGTTACCCCCTATTTAGAAAGATTCAATCATATCATGGTACTAACAAGGCCACAGTGCAAACTTTCCTTACCATTCTCTCCCAGATCCCCGACACTCTCATCAGTCGAAAATATGGTGATGAAAAAGCAAGGGAAGTATCAGACCGTGCAAAGTCCATATTAAAGGAGGGAGGAATCTTAACTAAACATGGAAAACTGCTTCTGGAGAAATTCGACCAAGAAATGATAAAAAATGGTTTGAATCCAGGTACAACTGCAGATTTCACTGCATCATCCATAATGATGGCATATTTAAAAAATTTAAGTGATTATAAAATAAAATCAAATTACTAA